A genomic stretch from Poecile atricapillus isolate bPoeAtr1 chromosome 10, bPoeAtr1.hap1, whole genome shotgun sequence includes:
- the OSGIN1 gene encoding oxidative stress-induced growth inhibitor 1 — MLPDGKMYPLVTRPSNKSGLKTLPVVIIGNGPSGICLSYLLSGYTPYFKRHSLHPHPILQRKLEEAPEVSVLDQDLEYLSEGLEGRSHSPVALLFDTLQRPDTDFGGTEESVLTWWHEPDRAIPHLVLGRNPPGGAWHSIEGSMVTLSRGEWMGLPDLPFKEWLKQKRRGLRNNRATAEDIAQYYQHYVMKKGLQKNFRCGTVVTSVRKVSAESISNHTQKDLQEGSDSLWSSNEKSTEVFQVDGFFKTVEGDKEPFSIYAENVVLATGTYDNPTWLGVKGENLSYVHHQLSALEEAVKNNSVGIMSDPVLIVGAGLTAADAILFAHQCNIPVIHVFRRRVTDPGLIFNQLPKMMYPEYHKVHQMMKEQTAACAGPYECYISLPEHHVLSFGKDKKCIFQDKNGCQKSYKISMALVLTGSNPNLSFLPNDGIDLAMDSEQPVNPKRNPIDVDPFTYECTQEKGLYALGPLAGDNFVRFVQGGALAVASSLLKKANKNPP; from the exons GGAATGGACCTTCAGGAATCTGTCTCTCATATTTGCTGTCTGGTTACACCCCTTACTTCAAAAGACACtctcttcatcctcatcctaTTCTTCAGAGGAAACTGGAAGAGGCACCAGAAGTGTCTGTTTTGGACCAG GATTTGGAGTATCTTTCTGAAGGCTTGGAGGGACGATCCCACAGCCCTGTGGCTCTACTGTTTGATACTCTACAGCGTCCAGACACAGACTTTGGTGGGACAGAAGAATCTGTGCTCACTTGGTGGCATGAGCCTGACAGAGCCATCCCCCACCTGGTCCTTGGCAGAAACCCTCCTGGAGGTGCCTGGCAC TCTATAGAGGGCTCCATGGTTACCCTGAGCAGAGGGGAATGGATGGGACTCCCAGATCTCCCTTTCAAAGAGTGGTTAAAGCAAAAGAGAAG AGGCCTCAGAAACAATAGAGCCACAGCAGAGGACATTGCTCAATATTACCAACACTATGTGATGAAGAAAGGACTGCAGAAGAATTTCAGATGTGGCACTGTTGTGACCTCTGTGAGGAAAGTGAGTGCAGAGAGCATCTCCAACCACACCCAGAAAGATCTGCAGGAGGGTAGTGACTCACTGTGGAGCTCCAATGAAAAAAGTACAGAGGTCTTTCAGGTGGatggattttttaaaactgtggAAGGTGATAAAGAGCCCTTCTCCATCTATGCAGAGAATGTGGTTTTGGCTACAGGAACATATGACAATCCTACCTGGCTCGGGGTCAagggagaaaacctttcctATGTCCACCACCAGCTGTCTGCCCTAGAAGAAGCAGTGAAGAACAACAGTGTTGGCATCATGTCAGATCCAGTCTTGATTGTAGGTGCTGGTCTGACAGCTGCTGATGCGATTCTCTTTGCTCACCAGTGCAATATTCCAGTAATCCATGTTTTTCGGAGACGAGTCACTGATCCGGGCCTTATTTTTAACCAGCTCCCCAAAATGATGTACCCTGAATACCACAAAGTCCATCAGATGATGAAAGAACAgacagctgcctgtgctgggccctATGAGTGCTACATCAGCCTCCCTGAACATCACGTGCTCTCCTTTGGCAAGGACAAGAAATGCATCTTTCAAGACAAGAATGGCTGTCAGAAATCTTATAAAATTTCCATGGCTCTCGTTCTAACTGGCTCAAACCCCAACCTCTCCTTTCTGCCAAATGATGGCATTGACTTGGCAATGGACAGTGAGCAGCCAGTCAATCCAAAGAGGAATCCCATAGATGTGGATCCATTCACCTATGAATGCACTCAGGAGAAAGGGCTCTATGCTCTGGGACCTCTGGCAGGAGATAACTTTGTACGCTTTGTGCAGGGAGGGGCTCTGGCTGTTGCCAGCTCTCTGTTAAAGAAAGCCAACAAAAATCCTccctaa